A region from the Tahibacter amnicola genome encodes:
- a CDS encoding M36 family metallopeptidase, with translation MAPALQRRLTWLDPAANAAAAPASGTAARKAAPSAGLAKVHRRPQEIAGIEVVDATTSILVDARHQQRAVFASLGAGPVTTGLPAFVLDSEAAAQKALDAVAPGSQARVGGRVATTAPRYARFTLADTPTFQALRPLRIKPVWFPTSTGLEPAYYAEVTGVGRSQQRPLAAGVIVSAQDGRVLRKRNLIHDAVAFQYRVLADESGTPYHDPYGFVNPHPTGVPDAWAPATPAPMRLLTRPVGAPADPWLPDSATQTVGNNVDAFFNADAPGADCGSGWGPAFNAAEGDFRASVSSAGVFDYTYNVANARTDYFQCLNPDAPIPTSSAQLNAKIVQSFYTANWLHDLLYRAGYDEASGNAQMDNYGRGGIGGDPLLVHVAQLGTFAYGPEDGESASLTLGVNTSSTSNRDVSGFDFPVFAHEWMHTVFARLADMDHAGQQSALNEGTADFLGFFLTVREQDRFATPRTPAFGGAYAVGAYMNRDYDFRADMLPAAGSPGHPDNTYYHGIRRFPTTIDLRKNPLTFKHISLDHPLPAEWQAFDWKARSRQNAEVHSAGEIWTASLWQCARNILAAAPSAQFQSTRDRFLHQLVQGLKLMPPDATFTEARTALLLTIRADSETDYALCRNGFAARGMGAGAVSPARYSDALRGVRESFRISDAALSLIAITLREIGGDGDGVLDQGESGELVITLQNSGYVPLANITVTAPNVPGIYNYPSGSTRTGVALQPAEDMDIVFPVRLLTNLGPIPLPFPVVAADQTQRDAVTATIATTLVNSDIRTDAHADRLSASQTFAADWQADYTGNHGCVQFLCLGRETPDYAEIFPWRRLVHRGEMAYYLGDSDMTLESTLATRPFPVSAGANLQLTLRHDYDFARVGAGPGRAVIEIQRDGGEWEAAAPYVTSGQAQFSGVSNGWQTTTLRFTESLGGRTVRLRLSVVSDSGRATDAAHWAISQVQITGAAAPMFSTLRADTP, from the coding sequence ATGGCACCCGCCCTGCAACGCCGCCTGACCTGGCTGGATCCCGCTGCCAATGCCGCCGCGGCGCCGGCCAGCGGCACGGCGGCACGGAAGGCGGCGCCGTCCGCCGGACTGGCGAAGGTTCACCGGCGCCCGCAGGAAATCGCGGGCATCGAAGTCGTCGACGCGACGACCAGCATCCTGGTCGACGCCAGGCACCAGCAGCGCGCCGTGTTCGCCAGCCTGGGCGCCGGCCCGGTCACCACCGGGCTGCCGGCGTTTGTCTTGGACAGCGAGGCGGCCGCGCAGAAGGCCCTGGACGCCGTCGCGCCGGGCAGCCAGGCCCGCGTCGGCGGACGGGTCGCAACCACCGCGCCGCGCTATGCGCGGTTCACCCTGGCCGATACACCGACGTTCCAGGCGCTGCGTCCACTGCGTATCAAACCCGTCTGGTTTCCCACTTCTACAGGGCTGGAGCCGGCCTACTATGCGGAGGTGACCGGCGTCGGCCGATCGCAGCAACGGCCGTTGGCAGCCGGCGTGATCGTCTCCGCCCAGGACGGGCGGGTACTGCGCAAACGCAACCTGATCCACGACGCGGTGGCATTCCAGTACCGCGTCCTCGCCGACGAGAGCGGCACGCCGTACCACGATCCCTACGGATTCGTGAACCCGCATCCGACCGGGGTCCCCGACGCCTGGGCCCCCGCCACGCCGGCACCCATGCGACTGTTGACCCGGCCCGTCGGCGCGCCGGCGGATCCTTGGCTGCCCGACAGCGCAACGCAGACCGTCGGCAACAACGTCGATGCGTTCTTCAACGCCGATGCGCCCGGTGCCGACTGCGGATCCGGCTGGGGGCCGGCATTCAACGCGGCTGAAGGGGATTTCCGCGCCAGCGTGAGCAGCGCGGGCGTGTTCGACTACACCTACAACGTGGCCAATGCGCGCACCGACTACTTCCAGTGCCTGAATCCGGACGCGCCCATCCCTACCAGTTCGGCGCAGCTCAATGCCAAGATCGTACAGAGCTTCTACACCGCCAACTGGTTGCATGACCTGCTCTACCGTGCCGGCTACGACGAAGCCAGCGGTAATGCACAAATGGATAACTACGGGCGCGGCGGCATCGGCGGCGATCCGCTGCTGGTACACGTTGCCCAGCTGGGTACCTTCGCCTACGGCCCCGAAGACGGCGAAAGCGCCTCGCTGACCCTGGGCGTGAACACGTCGAGCACATCCAACCGCGACGTATCCGGTTTCGACTTCCCGGTCTTCGCGCACGAATGGATGCATACGGTGTTCGCCCGCCTGGCCGACATGGACCACGCCGGGCAGCAAAGCGCCCTCAACGAAGGCACGGCGGACTTTCTGGGCTTCTTCCTCACGGTGCGCGAACAGGACCGCTTCGCCACCCCGCGCACGCCCGCCTTCGGCGGCGCGTACGCCGTAGGCGCGTACATGAACCGCGACTACGATTTCCGCGCGGACATGCTGCCGGCCGCCGGCAGCCCGGGGCATCCGGACAACACCTACTACCACGGCATCCGCCGGTTCCCGACGACGATCGACCTGCGCAAGAACCCCCTGACCTTCAAGCACATCAGCCTGGACCACCCGCTGCCCGCCGAATGGCAGGCCTTCGACTGGAAGGCCCGCTCGCGCCAGAACGCGGAAGTGCATTCCGCCGGCGAAATCTGGACGGCTTCCCTGTGGCAGTGCGCGCGCAACATTCTCGCGGCGGCCCCCTCTGCGCAATTCCAGTCGACACGCGACCGCTTCCTGCACCAGTTGGTGCAGGGTCTGAAACTGATGCCGCCCGACGCGACCTTCACCGAGGCGCGCACCGCGCTGCTCCTGACGATCCGTGCCGACAGCGAAACCGACTACGCCCTGTGCCGGAACGGGTTCGCCGCGCGCGGCATGGGCGCCGGCGCGGTTTCGCCGGCCCGGTATTCCGATGCGCTGCGCGGCGTCCGCGAAAGCTTCCGCATCAGCGACGCTGCTCTCTCCCTGATCGCCATTACGCTGCGTGAAATCGGTGGCGATGGTGACGGCGTCCTCGACCAGGGCGAATCGGGCGAACTGGTCATCACACTCCAGAACAGCGGCTACGTGCCGCTGGCGAACATCACCGTCACTGCACCCAATGTGCCCGGCATCTATAACTACCCTTCAGGTAGCACGCGAACCGGCGTTGCGCTGCAGCCCGCCGAAGACATGGACATCGTCTTCCCGGTACGGCTCCTGACAAACCTCGGTCCGATCCCCCTGCCCTTCCCGGTGGTGGCCGCCGATCAGACCCAGCGTGACGCCGTCACAGCCACCATCGCCACGACCTTGGTCAACAGCGATATCAGGACCGATGCCCACGCCGATCGCCTCAGCGCGTCGCAGACTTTCGCGGCGGACTGGCAAGCCGACTACACGGGCAACCACGGCTGCGTACAGTTCCTGTGCCTGGGCCGCGAGACACCCGACTATGCGGAGATCTTCCCCTGGCGCCGCCTGGTTCACCGCGGTGAAATGGCCTACTACCTCGGCGACAGCGACATGACGCTGGAGTCCACGCTCGCCACGCGTCCGTTCCCGGTCAGCGCCGGTGCGAACCTGCAGCTCACGCTGCGCCACGACTACGACTTTGCGCGTGTCGGCGCCGGGCCCGGCCGGGCCGTCATCGAGATCCAGCGCGACGGCGGCGAGTGGGAGGCTGCAGCGCCGTATGTCACATCCGGCCAGGCGCAGTTCAGCGGTGTTTCCAATGGCTGGCAGACGACGACGCTGCGGTTCACCGAATCCCTGGGCGGGCGGACCGTGCGCCTGCGCCTGTCGGTGGTCAGCGACAGCGGCCGCGCGACTGACGCTGCGCACTGGGCGATATCGCAGGTACAGATTACCGGTGCGGCCGCACCGATGTTCAGTACCTTGCGTGCGGATACGCCCTGA
- a CDS encoding gamma-glutamylcyclotransferase, which yields MNAPLSSHGLSTGSETDTPVWVFGYGSLIYKVDFPYLERRPAHISGWHRRFWQGSHDHRGTPEAPGRVVTLVAEAGAVCVGMAYHVRPDVFAHLDHREKNGYVRVETALHFDDGSASEGLVYIAAEDNEAYLGPDTEEAIARHIARACGPSGPNRDYLIGLADALRQLGADDPHVYAIERHLLALT from the coding sequence ATGAACGCCCCGCTGTCATCGCACGGACTGTCGACGGGCAGCGAAACCGATACGCCGGTGTGGGTATTCGGCTACGGCTCGCTCATCTACAAGGTGGACTTTCCCTATCTGGAACGGCGTCCGGCGCATATCAGCGGCTGGCATCGCCGCTTCTGGCAAGGGTCGCACGATCACCGCGGCACGCCGGAGGCGCCGGGGCGCGTGGTCACGCTGGTCGCGGAGGCCGGAGCCGTCTGTGTCGGCATGGCTTATCACGTCCGTCCGGACGTCTTCGCGCACCTCGACCATCGCGAGAAGAACGGCTACGTGCGCGTCGAAACAGCGCTGCATTTCGACGACGGCAGCGCGTCGGAGGGGCTGGTCTACATTGCCGCCGAGGACAACGAGGCCTACCTGGGCCCGGACACCGAAGAAGCCATCGCGCGTCACATCGCCCGGGCCTGCGGCCCGAGCGGTCCGAACCGCGACTATCTCATTGGCCTTGCCGATGCCCTGCGCCAGCTCGGCGCCGACGATCCGCACGTGTACGCGATCGAGCGGCACCTGCTGGCACTCACCTGA
- a CDS encoding TfoX/Sxy family protein has product MADDDYLEYLRDLLSGLGRTVFRKYFGGHGAYYDGVLIAVLVDDRLYFKVDDLTRDRFAAAGGQRWIYTGREPPIQTNYWSVPDEAMDSTEEMTPWARLAYEAALRKPLKARAAGRKKVTGAAVKKAATKKAPARKPAAGKSTTEKPEATRRAAPPSTGAASRTSTAARPAAGRTRRKP; this is encoded by the coding sequence ATGGCAGATGATGATTACCTGGAATACCTGCGCGACCTGCTCAGCGGCCTGGGCAGGACGGTTTTCCGCAAGTATTTCGGCGGTCATGGCGCCTACTACGACGGCGTGCTGATTGCGGTGCTCGTCGACGATCGCCTGTATTTCAAGGTCGACGACCTCACCCGGGACCGTTTCGCCGCGGCCGGCGGCCAGCGCTGGATCTACACCGGCCGCGAACCGCCGATTCAGACCAACTACTGGTCGGTTCCGGACGAGGCCATGGACAGCACCGAGGAAATGACCCCGTGGGCGCGCCTGGCCTACGAAGCGGCGCTGCGAAAACCGCTCAAGGCGCGAGCGGCGGGGCGCAAGAAAGTCACCGGCGCCGCGGTGAAGAAAGCGGCGACGAAGAAGGCCCCGGCACGCAAGCCCGCCGCGGGAAAGTCCACGACGGAAAAGCCAGAAGCGACCAGGCGCGCAGCCCCGCCTTCCACTGGCGCTGCATCCCGCACGAGCACCGCAGCCCGACCGGCAGCCGGACGCACGCGCCGCAAGCCATGA
- a CDS encoding GNAT family N-acetyltransferase, whose product MKAIPLPQPPQLTTPRITLRSMAATDVDDLFAIYSDAEVMRYASDPPMARRSDVGTLLESVERCRCEGVSLEWAVVANDSGVVIGTCGLHSFDWPRRAAEVGCLLARGHWGRGLMSEALGAVLAFARQWPLDTLIADIDAPNRRSIRLFSRMGFVHHAATHYHLPLRDPQTLVAQSPTQ is encoded by the coding sequence TTGAAGGCAATCCCACTTCCACAGCCACCGCAACTCACGACGCCGCGCATAACGCTGCGGTCCATGGCCGCGACGGATGTCGACGACCTCTTCGCCATCTACAGTGACGCGGAGGTGATGCGATACGCGAGCGACCCGCCGATGGCCAGGCGTTCGGACGTAGGCACATTGCTTGAGAGCGTGGAACGGTGTCGGTGCGAGGGTGTGTCGTTGGAGTGGGCCGTCGTCGCCAATGATTCGGGCGTGGTCATCGGCACCTGCGGACTGCATTCCTTCGATTGGCCCCGTCGTGCCGCGGAGGTCGGCTGCTTGCTGGCCCGTGGCCACTGGGGACGTGGCCTGATGAGCGAGGCGCTGGGTGCGGTCCTGGCGTTCGCCCGGCAATGGCCCCTGGACACCCTCATCGCCGACATCGACGCACCGAATAGGCGTTCAATCCGGCTGTTCTCCCGCATGGGTTTCGTACACCACGCGGCGACGCACTATCACCTGCCGCTGCGCGATCCGCAGACGCTTGTGGCCCAGTCGCCCACGCAGTAG
- the aroQ gene encoding gamma subclass chorismate mutase AroQ, producing the protein MLLAGGLAADPGDFDALVRTTAERLDLADDVARSKFVRGQPVLDAAREAIVLDDAVRKAGTKALSADDVRRVMTDQMEASKWIQYALIARWRVENAQSIIAPDLAKEVRPRLDALQGDLLQNLEQARTARATPIAHRDSTARPSAMPTSTAGMNFTAPPSFEHWPACAPSGPHRGNAVINSSGGIRYGTRRRWRRYRPA; encoded by the coding sequence TTGTTGCTGGCCGGCGGCCTGGCTGCCGACCCGGGCGACTTCGACGCCCTGGTCCGTACGACCGCCGAACGCCTGGACCTCGCCGACGACGTCGCACGCAGCAAGTTCGTCCGCGGGCAACCCGTACTGGACGCCGCCCGCGAGGCAATCGTCCTTGACGACGCAGTGCGCAAGGCCGGCACGAAAGCCCTTTCAGCCGATGACGTCCGCCGCGTGATGACCGACCAGATGGAGGCCAGCAAATGGATCCAATATGCGCTGATCGCCCGCTGGCGGGTCGAAAATGCGCAGAGCATCATCGCGCCGGACCTTGCGAAGGAGGTCCGGCCGCGTCTGGACGCCCTGCAGGGCGATCTGCTACAGAATCTGGAGCAGGCGCGCACCGCGCGCGCCACCCCGATTGCGCACCGCGACTCGACCGCGCGGCCTTCCGCTATGCCGACGAGCACCGCTGGGATGAACTTCACCGCACCGCCCTCGTTCGAGCACTGGCCAGCGTGTGCACCGTCGGGGCCGCACCGCGGTAATGCCGTGATCAACTCTTCAGGCGGTATCCGGTACGGAACACGTAGGCGATGGCGCCGATACAGGCCAGCATGA
- a CDS encoding ABC transporter permease — translation MNFHAVRAIYRFEMARTFRTLMQSIASPVLSTSLYFVVFGAAIGGRMGDVDGVTYGAFIIPGLIMLTLLTESISNASFGIYLPKWSGTIFELLSAPVSFVEVILGYVGAAATKSVMLGVLILITARCFVDYEIVHPFWMAGFLVLTAVTFSLFGFLLGIWADSFEKLQVVPLMVVTPLTFLGGSFYSIAMLPPVWQKIALFNPVVYLVSGFRWSFYGIADVGVVLSFGMTALFMLACIGAIAYVFRTGYRLKS, via the coding sequence ATGAATTTCCACGCCGTTCGCGCTATCTACCGGTTCGAGATGGCGCGCACCTTCCGCACGCTGATGCAGAGCATCGCATCGCCGGTACTTTCCACCTCGCTGTACTTCGTCGTTTTCGGCGCCGCGATCGGCGGGCGCATGGGCGATGTCGACGGCGTCACCTATGGTGCCTTCATCATTCCGGGCCTGATCATGCTCACGCTGCTGACCGAGAGCATCTCCAATGCCTCGTTCGGCATCTACCTGCCGAAATGGTCGGGCACGATCTTCGAACTGCTGTCGGCACCGGTTTCGTTCGTGGAAGTGATCCTGGGCTACGTCGGGGCGGCGGCGACCAAGTCAGTGATGCTCGGTGTGCTGATCCTCATCACGGCGCGCTGTTTCGTCGACTACGAGATCGTGCATCCGTTCTGGATGGCCGGTTTCCTCGTGCTGACCGCAGTCACCTTCAGTCTGTTCGGATTTCTCCTGGGCATCTGGGCGGACAGCTTCGAGAAGCTGCAGGTGGTTCCGTTGATGGTGGTCACGCCGCTGACCTTCCTCGGCGGCAGCTTCTATTCGATTGCGATGCTGCCGCCGGTGTGGCAGAAGATCGCGTTGTTCAATCCGGTCGTCTACCTGGTCAGCGGCTTCCGCTGGAGCTTCTATGGCATCGCCGATGTCGGCGTGGTGCTGAGCTTTGGCATGACCGCGCTGTTCATGCTGGCCTGTATCGGCGCCATCGCCTACGTGTTCCGTACCGGATACCGCCTGAAGAGTTGA
- a CDS encoding ABC transporter ATP-binding protein, giving the protein MESVLSIRQLSKTYASGLHALRNIDLDIRRGEIFALLGPNGAGKTTLISIVCGIVNATSGRVVADGHDTVADYRAARAKIGLVPQELSTDAFETVWATVSFSRGLFGKPPNPGYIEQVLRDLSLWDKRDSKIMTLSGGMKRRVLIAKALAHEPQILFLDEPTAGVDVELRLDMWEKVRALRERGVTIILTTHYIEEAEEMADRIGVIHGGELIVVEDKHTLMRKLGKKQLTVHLQAPLAQVPPELADYPLELTADGHALVYTFQTQGEGTGIATLLRRINELGIDFKDLHSSESSLEDIFVGLLRTRA; this is encoded by the coding sequence GTGGAGTCCGTGCTTTCGATCCGGCAGCTCAGCAAGACCTACGCGTCGGGCCTGCACGCCCTGCGCAACATCGACCTGGATATCCGGCGCGGTGAAATCTTCGCCCTGCTCGGGCCCAACGGGGCCGGCAAGACCACGCTGATCAGCATCGTCTGCGGCATCGTCAACGCCACTTCGGGGCGTGTAGTTGCCGACGGTCATGACACCGTCGCGGACTACCGCGCCGCGCGGGCCAAGATCGGCCTGGTACCGCAGGAGCTGTCCACGGATGCGTTCGAAACCGTCTGGGCAACGGTCAGTTTCAGCCGCGGGCTATTCGGCAAACCGCCCAATCCCGGCTACATCGAACAGGTGCTGCGCGATCTTTCGCTGTGGGACAAGCGCGACAGCAAGATCATGACGCTGTCGGGCGGCATGAAGCGGCGCGTGCTGATCGCCAAGGCGCTGGCGCACGAACCGCAGATCCTGTTCCTGGACGAGCCGACCGCCGGCGTCGACGTGGAGCTGCGGCTGGACATGTGGGAAAAGGTCCGCGCGCTGCGCGAGCGCGGCGTGACGATCATCCTGACCACCCACTATATCGAGGAAGCCGAGGAGATGGCCGATCGCATTGGCGTCATTCACGGTGGCGAGCTGATCGTGGTGGAGGACAAGCACACCTTGATGCGCAAGCTCGGCAAGAAGCAGCTCACCGTGCACCTGCAGGCCCCGCTGGCGCAGGTGCCGCCCGAGCTGGCCGACTATCCGCTCGAACTGACGGCCGATGGCCACGCCCTCGTCTACACGTTCCAGACCCAGGGCGAGGGCACGGGCATCGCCACGCTGCTGCGCCGGATCAATGAACTGGGCATCGACTTCAAGGACCTGCATTCCAGCGAGAGCTCGCTGGAAGACATCTTCGTCGGCCTGCTGAGGACGCGCGCATGA
- a CDS encoding response regulator: MKILLADDHRAVADMLAEALSAVGYEVAVAYDGGQALKKAAEFQPDAAILDIDMPVMNGHAVARKLKENKDQHAISTLIAITGRDTEADRRASADAGFDLHLVKPVPLAIVLRLMAKAKAQLPNTASESHAA, encoded by the coding sequence ATGAAGATTCTGTTGGCAGACGACCATCGTGCGGTGGCCGACATGTTGGCCGAGGCGCTGAGCGCCGTCGGCTACGAGGTGGCGGTGGCGTACGACGGGGGCCAGGCGCTCAAGAAGGCAGCCGAATTCCAGCCGGATGCGGCGATCCTGGATATCGACATGCCGGTCATGAACGGCCACGCGGTCGCCCGCAAGCTCAAGGAAAACAAGGACCAGCATGCCATCAGCACGCTGATTGCCATTACCGGCCGCGACACGGAAGCCGACCGTCGCGCGTCCGCCGACGCCGGGTTCGATCTGCATCTGGTCAAGCCGGTGCCGCTGGCGATCGTGCTGCGCCTGATGGCCAAGGCCAAGGCCCAATTGCCGAACACAGCCTCCGAAAGCCACGCCGCCTAG
- a CDS encoding short chain dehydrogenase has protein sequence MNQTASLTSTRRPRLLLVGAAGTIGRAVAAELSPRYEVITAGRTSGDIVIDMGEEASIRAGLARAGTLDAIVSTAGNVHFGPLAEMTPAQWQVGLQSKLMGQVTLAMIGAGHLRDGGSITLSAGSLAEQPVRGGSSASLVNGALESFVRAAAIELPRGLRINVVSPSVLQESMPDYGPYFRGYEAVPAARVALAYGRSVEGAQTGQVYKVL, from the coding sequence ATGAACCAGACCGCGTCTCTTACTTCCACCCGGCGTCCCCGTCTGCTCCTGGTCGGTGCGGCCGGCACTATCGGTCGTGCGGTCGCCGCCGAGCTGTCACCGCGTTACGAGGTGATCACGGCAGGTCGTACGAGCGGCGATATCGTCATCGATATGGGCGAGGAGGCCAGCATTCGCGCCGGCCTCGCGCGCGCCGGAACGCTCGACGCCATCGTTTCGACCGCCGGCAATGTCCACTTCGGGCCGCTGGCGGAAATGACGCCCGCGCAGTGGCAGGTCGGCCTGCAGAGCAAGCTGATGGGGCAGGTGACCCTGGCGATGATCGGTGCCGGACACCTTCGCGACGGTGGCTCGATCACGCTCAGTGCCGGCAGCCTGGCCGAGCAGCCGGTTCGTGGCGGCAGCAGCGCCTCGCTGGTCAACGGGGCCCTGGAATCGTTCGTGCGCGCCGCTGCGATCGAATTGCCACGCGGTCTTCGCATCAATGTGGTCAGCCCGAGCGTGCTGCAGGAATCGATGCCGGATTACGGGCCGTATTTCAGGGGATATGAAGCAGTGCCGGCGGCGCGTGTCGCGTTGGCGTACGGCCGTAGCGTGGAAGGTGCCCAGACCGGGCAGGTGTACAAGGTGCTCTGA
- a CDS encoding LysR family transcriptional regulator has translation MKTILGRTDQTLCFVAVADNGSFTAAAEQLGCSKAHVSKQVAALERALGAHLIHRTTRRLTLTESGRLYLACCRPLAEILDEANRAVSALRSDVSGCLRISAPTSFGDSFLAELVIRFRERYPAVQVDLDMSVLRRDLVADGYDFAIRSVRTLEEHLVARPLGVIREVAAAAPAFLATVTEPAHPQDLARLPCVINSHFSDDRLWVFGHGDRTETVTVDGPVRVNNYPTIRRLGLAGAGVIRLPLYLIGEDIQAGRLRHLCAPWQLLPAPLHLVYPARRHQPLRTRVFMDFLLDWFAQPAQAALFR, from the coding sequence ATGAAAACAATCCTGGGCCGCACTGACCAGACGCTCTGCTTCGTTGCCGTGGCCGACAATGGCAGCTTCACAGCCGCCGCCGAGCAGCTGGGCTGCTCCAAGGCGCATGTCAGCAAACAGGTCGCCGCGCTGGAACGCGCACTGGGCGCGCATCTGATTCACCGGACCACGCGGCGCCTGACGCTCACCGAATCCGGCCGCCTCTACCTGGCGTGCTGCCGGCCGCTGGCGGAGATCCTGGACGAAGCCAACCGCGCCGTTTCCGCCCTGCGATCGGACGTCAGCGGCTGCCTGCGGATCAGCGCGCCGACATCCTTCGGGGATTCCTTCCTGGCGGAGCTGGTCATCCGCTTCCGGGAGCGCTATCCGGCGGTCCAGGTCGACCTCGACATGAGCGTGCTGCGTCGTGACCTGGTTGCCGACGGCTACGACTTCGCCATCCGTTCGGTCCGCACGCTGGAAGAACATCTGGTCGCGCGTCCGCTCGGCGTGATCCGCGAGGTGGCGGCGGCGGCGCCCGCATTTCTCGCCACGGTGACCGAACCGGCGCATCCGCAGGACCTGGCCCGGCTGCCCTGCGTCATCAACAGCCATTTCAGCGACGACCGCCTATGGGTATTCGGCCACGGCGACCGCACCGAAACCGTCACGGTCGACGGCCCGGTGCGGGTGAACAACTACCCGACCATCCGGCGCCTGGGCCTGGCCGGCGCGGGCGTGATCCGGCTGCCGCTGTACCTGATCGGCGAAGACATCCAGGCCGGCCGGCTGCGCCACCTGTGCGCACCCTGGCAACTGCTTCCCGCACCGCTGCACCTGGTGTATCCGGCACGGCGCCACCAGCCCCTGCGAACGCGTGTTTTCATGGATTTCCTGCTCGACTGGTTTGCCCAACCGGCGCAAGCAGCCCTGTTTCGTTAA
- a CDS encoding cupin domain-containing protein, which translates to MNTLPDHLAPALGAMSGHDANPWVQSAPGNAFKPLRFLAGDRGFVELMRLDPGIRIPLHRHTGEVHAFTLSGRRQLGTGEVIGPGHYVHEPVGNTDSWATYGDEPVTIFLVVTGEVHYLDVEGRVTRRISAATQRAAYLEDCRLHGRRPLNLESE; encoded by the coding sequence ATGAATACCCTGCCCGATCACCTGGCGCCCGCACTGGGCGCGATGTCCGGTCATGACGCCAATCCCTGGGTGCAGAGTGCGCCGGGCAACGCGTTCAAGCCGCTGCGATTCCTCGCCGGCGACCGCGGTTTCGTGGAGTTGATGCGACTGGACCCCGGTATCCGGATTCCCTTGCACCGGCATACCGGCGAGGTGCATGCCTTCACCCTTTCCGGCCGGCGCCAGCTGGGCACGGGCGAGGTGATTGGTCCTGGCCACTACGTCCACGAACCGGTGGGCAATACGGACAGTTGGGCCACCTACGGCGACGAGCCCGTGACGATTTTCCTCGTGGTGACGGGTGAGGTGCACTACCTGGATGTCGAGGGGCGCGTCACGCGTCGGATCAGTGCGGCGACGCAGCGGGCGGCGTACCTGGAGGACTGCCGGCTTCATGGTCGGCGACCGCTGAATTTGGAGAGCGAATAG
- a CDS encoding glutathione S-transferase N-terminal domain-containing protein yields MIELYYWATPNGQKLRLFLEEAELAYRLVPVNIGKGEQFAPEFLAISPNNRIPALVDHDPADGGEPVSLFESGAMLLYLADKIGQFIPDDFRGRQEVLKWLFWQVGGLGPMAGQMGHFAVYAPEKVPYAIERYQRETARLYGVLDKQLAGREFIAGQYSIADMACYPWIVPHAAHGQDLALFPHLQRWFEAIRARPATQRTYAGSLDPYSSRSDALTDEARRVLFGTPARSVVATA; encoded by the coding sequence ATGATCGAGCTGTACTACTGGGCGACGCCGAACGGACAGAAGCTGCGCCTGTTCCTGGAGGAAGCGGAGCTGGCCTACCGGCTGGTTCCGGTGAACATCGGAAAAGGTGAACAATTTGCGCCGGAGTTCCTGGCCATCTCGCCGAACAACCGGATTCCGGCCCTGGTCGACCACGATCCGGCGGATGGTGGCGAGCCGGTCAGCCTGTTCGAATCGGGCGCGATGCTGCTGTACCTGGCCGACAAGATCGGACAATTCATTCCTGACGATTTCCGGGGCCGCCAGGAAGTGCTGAAGTGGCTGTTCTGGCAGGTTGGCGGACTTGGGCCGATGGCCGGGCAGATGGGGCATTTCGCCGTCTACGCGCCGGAAAAGGTGCCCTATGCAATCGAGCGCTACCAGCGTGAGACGGCGCGCCTTTACGGCGTACTCGACAAGCAGCTGGCGGGTCGTGAATTCATCGCCGGGCAGTACAGCATTGCCGACATGGCCTGCTATCCGTGGATCGTGCCCCATGCGGCGCATGGGCAGGATCTGGCGCTTTTCCCGCACCTGCAGCGCTGGTTCGAGGCCATCCGCGCCCGTCCCGCCACGCAACGCACTTACGCCGGCAGCCTCGATCCCTATTCCAGCCGCAGCGATGCCCTGACGGACGAAGCGCGCCGCGTGCTGTTCGGAACGCCCGCCCGCTCCGTTGTCGCAACCGCCTGA